From the genome of Kiloniellales bacterium, one region includes:
- a CDS encoding enoyl-CoA hydratase: MSYENILVEKRDAVGLITLNRPQARNALCAALIDELEQAIDDLEADEAIGAIVVTGSEKAFAAGADIKEMLDKTYMEVYKGDFITKGWERLSKARKPTIAAVAGYALGGGCEIAMMCDMIIAAESAKFGQPEITIGTIPGSGGTQRLTRFVGKAKAMDLCLTGRMMDAEEAERAGLVARIVPAETLLDEALAVAERIASLSRPVVMMAKEAVNRAYETTLAEGILFERRLFHSTFAIEDRKEGMTAFAEKRPPKWSQN; encoded by the coding sequence ATGTCCTACGAGAACATCCTGGTCGAGAAACGCGACGCCGTCGGCCTGATCACCCTCAACCGGCCGCAGGCGCGGAACGCGCTCTGCGCCGCCCTGATCGACGAACTCGAGCAGGCAATCGACGACCTCGAGGCCGACGAGGCCATCGGCGCCATCGTGGTGACCGGCTCCGAGAAGGCCTTCGCCGCCGGCGCCGACATCAAGGAGATGCTCGATAAGACCTACATGGAGGTCTACAAGGGCGACTTCATCACCAAGGGCTGGGAGCGCCTGTCCAAGGCCCGCAAGCCGACCATCGCGGCGGTGGCCGGCTACGCCCTGGGGGGCGGCTGCGAGATCGCCATGATGTGCGACATGATCATCGCCGCCGAGAGCGCCAAGTTTGGCCAGCCGGAGATCACCATCGGCACCATCCCGGGCTCCGGCGGGACCCAGCGCCTGACCCGCTTCGTCGGCAAGGCCAAGGCCATGGACCTCTGCCTGACCGGCCGAATGATGGACGCCGAGGAGGCGGAGCGGGCCGGACTGGTCGCCCGGATAGTGCCGGCGGAGACGCTGCTCGACGAGGCCCTGGCCGTGGCTGAGCGCATCGCTTCGCTGTCTCGTCCGGTGGTGATGATGGCCAAGGAGGCGGTCAACCGGGCCTACGAGACCACCCTGGCCGAGGGCATTCTCTTCGAGCGGCGGCTGTTTCACTCCACCTTTGCGATCGAGGACCGCAAGGAGGGCATGACGGCTTTCGCCGAGAAACGTCCGCCCAAATGGTCGCAGAATTGA